One region of Oxalobacteraceae bacterium OTU3CAMAD1 genomic DNA includes:
- a CDS encoding TonB-dependent siderophore receptor yields MSFRPTARVVALSLLLAPVAPLAHAAADDAANGAATDTALPQVNVVADRASGQYNPQHSSGATRTDTPLREVPQSVRVMSQQQIEDLGALRLADTVDFVSGISRLNDFGGTWDNFAIRGFSSTDMGFLVNGFPGSRGYNPPRDTATVERFEFLKGPASALYGSSEPGGTINIVTKKPKFNAHNVAEVSLGSRGLRRATVDSTGALGAKVAYRINLMTEEGDSRSTLLHNKRTLVAPALTWVIDPQTMLNYEAEFLRADTPLDRGVINVRGTLGTLPRDRILNEPSDGNMKLTSDTHQLTLDRALSDHWRARFGASYKESTFDGNYTEATSLAADNRTLNRQATWRQLPSRDVSVQAEVEGKFDTAGLGHTVLVGAEASRLWMNTEILRSANTPIDIYNPVYGTPATALTNRTSSSDERQRVKAVFAQDQISLSPQWKLLGGLRWDEVNQDIDNRVARTATSKQQSAVSPRAGLTFLPNEWSSLYVSAGKSFRGNSGTDINGSPFDPQRSTSYEAGWKLQTLDQRLGANFAVYDIAKTNVLTASDVPGYSVAAGKIKSSGFEADVYGQIDANWRVSGNFSWDDARVDKDRTLAPGTRVMNVPKVSAGLLAIREAVLDNGGRYGVGGGVNYVGDRSGNTADTYTLPAYTTAKLVSYWQISKKVRLSLDVHNLFNRNYYTASWGNLYVIPGAERSIVTRLKVDL; encoded by the coding sequence ATGTCTTTTCGTCCCACCGCGCGCGTCGTCGCGCTGAGTCTCTTGCTCGCCCCCGTCGCCCCCCTGGCCCACGCCGCCGCCGATGACGCCGCCAACGGCGCCGCCACCGACACCGCCCTGCCGCAAGTCAACGTCGTCGCCGACCGCGCCAGCGGCCAGTACAACCCGCAGCACAGCAGCGGCGCCACGCGCACCGACACGCCGCTGCGCGAAGTGCCGCAATCGGTCCGGGTGATGAGCCAGCAGCAGATCGAGGACCTCGGCGCGTTGCGCCTGGCCGACACGGTCGACTTCGTCAGCGGCATTTCCCGCCTCAACGATTTCGGCGGCACCTGGGACAACTTCGCCATTCGCGGCTTCAGCAGCACCGACATGGGCTTCCTGGTCAACGGCTTTCCCGGCTCGCGCGGCTACAACCCGCCGCGCGACACCGCCACCGTCGAGCGCTTCGAATTCCTCAAGGGACCGGCGTCGGCCCTCTACGGCAGCAGCGAGCCGGGCGGCACGATCAACATCGTCACCAAGAAGCCCAAGTTCAACGCGCACAACGTCGCCGAGGTCAGCCTGGGCAGCCGTGGCCTGCGCCGCGCCACCGTCGACAGCACCGGCGCGCTGGGCGCGAAGGTGGCCTACCGCATCAACCTGATGACGGAGGAGGGCGACAGCCGCTCCACCCTGCTGCACAACAAGCGCACCCTGGTGGCGCCGGCGCTGACCTGGGTCATCGATCCGCAAACGATGCTGAACTACGAAGCGGAATTCCTGCGCGCCGACACCCCGCTCGACCGCGGCGTCATCAACGTGCGCGGCACGCTCGGCACCCTGCCGCGCGACCGCATCCTGAACGAACCGTCCGACGGCAACATGAAACTGACCAGCGACACCCACCAGCTGACCCTGGACCGGGCGCTGTCGGACCACTGGCGCGCGCGCTTCGGCGCCAGCTACAAGGAAAGCACGTTCGACGGCAACTACACCGAGGCGACCTCGCTGGCGGCCGACAACCGCACGCTCAACCGCCAGGCGACGTGGCGCCAGCTGCCGTCGCGCGACGTCTCGGTGCAGGCCGAGGTCGAAGGCAAGTTCGACACCGCAGGCTTGGGCCACACGGTGCTGGTCGGCGCCGAGGCTTCGCGCCTGTGGATGAACACGGAAATCCTGCGCTCGGCCAACACCCCGATCGACATCTACAACCCCGTCTATGGCACGCCGGCGACGGCGCTGACCAACCGCACCTCCAGCTCGGACGAGCGCCAGCGCGTCAAGGCGGTGTTCGCGCAAGACCAGATCAGCCTGTCGCCGCAATGGAAGTTGCTCGGCGGCCTGCGCTGGGATGAAGTCAACCAGGACATCGACAACCGCGTGGCCAGGACGGCGACGTCGAAACAGCAAAGCGCCGTCTCGCCGCGCGCCGGGCTGACCTTCCTGCCCAACGAGTGGAGCTCGCTCTATGTCTCGGCCGGCAAATCGTTCCGCGGCAACAGCGGCACCGACATCAACGGCAGCCCGTTCGACCCGCAGCGCTCGACGTCGTACGAAGCGGGCTGGAAACTGCAAACCCTGGACCAGCGCCTGGGCGCCAACTTCGCCGTCTACGACATCGCCAAGACCAACGTGCTGACGGCCAGCGACGTGCCCGGCTATTCGGTCGCGGCCGGCAAGATCAAGAGCAGCGGCTTCGAGGCCGACGTCTACGGCCAGATCGACGCCAACTGGCGCGTCAGCGGCAATTTCTCGTGGGATGACGCCCGCGTGGACAAAGACCGGACCCTGGCCCCGGGTACGCGCGTGATGAACGTGCCGAAGGTCAGCGCCGGCCTGCTGGCCATCCGCGAAGCCGTCCTGGACAACGGCGGCCGCTACGGCGTCGGTGGCGGCGTCAACTACGTCGGCGACCGCTCCGGCAACACCGCCGACACCTACACCTTGCCGGCCTACACCACGGCCAAGCTGGTGAGCTACTGGCAAATCAGCAAGAAGGTGCGGCTGTCGCTGGACGTGCACAACCTGTTCAACCGCAACTACTACACCGCCTCGTGGGGCAACCTGTATGTCATCCCCGGCGCCGAGCGCAGCATCGTCACGCGCCTGAAGGTTGATCTGTAA
- a CDS encoding GGDEF domain-containing protein, producing the protein MRGNDAHIPPFMRYVTGMLMVATIGLLIWHHYGMERVIEISDRKNTALQVTDDRGSGGGSVATLERGNGLLRLRCQLTRKIDWPNCKYMFLISQTAKGMDLSEFDSVSVDVRYAGPGRHALRVMLVNFEPQVSTLADWMSQKVNELEFQVPDQGVTEIPLNVFHTAPWWIDYKQVPLEQSGMRIDNVTRVELLTGAQTEAGEHVIDLRSLRFHGKWISQGRLYLLLMGAWILCAVGWPLMASLQLRRQLRHSSKRLNLLSEVNRALQLEARELVEQVNTDPLTGALNRQGLRAALMSTPAILAAPMSVVFTDIDHFKHINDQHGHDAGDAVLRQFAAEITAGIRSSDKLVRWGGEEFLIICSGTSAEQARVLAEKLRTGLKNARWSTGPGITASFGVAELTPNDDIGDAIKRADEALYAAKGAGRDRVVVDMTSNGTVPEGKFRKSLSTLR; encoded by the coding sequence ATGCGCGGGAACGACGCACACATTCCTCCCTTCATGCGCTATGTGACGGGCATGCTGATGGTCGCCACCATCGGCTTGCTCATTTGGCATCACTACGGCATGGAACGTGTCATCGAGATATCCGACCGAAAAAACACCGCGCTGCAAGTCACGGACGACCGCGGCAGCGGCGGCGGCAGCGTCGCAACGCTCGAGCGCGGGAACGGCCTGTTGCGCCTGCGCTGCCAGCTGACGCGCAAGATCGATTGGCCCAACTGCAAATACATGTTCCTCATCAGTCAAACCGCCAAGGGCATGGACTTGTCGGAGTTCGACTCGGTCAGCGTCGACGTGCGCTACGCCGGCCCGGGGCGCCACGCGCTGCGCGTCATGCTGGTGAATTTCGAACCGCAAGTGTCGACCTTGGCCGACTGGATGTCGCAAAAGGTCAACGAGCTGGAATTCCAGGTGCCCGACCAGGGCGTCACCGAGATTCCGCTGAACGTGTTCCACACCGCTCCCTGGTGGATCGACTACAAGCAAGTGCCGCTGGAGCAGTCCGGCATGCGCATCGACAACGTCACGCGGGTCGAGCTGCTGACGGGCGCGCAAACCGAGGCCGGCGAGCACGTCATCGATTTGCGCTCGCTGCGTTTCCATGGAAAATGGATCAGCCAGGGCCGCCTGTACCTGCTGCTGATGGGCGCGTGGATATTGTGCGCGGTCGGCTGGCCGCTGATGGCGTCGCTGCAGTTGCGGCGCCAGCTGCGCCACAGCAGCAAGCGGCTCAATCTGCTGAGCGAGGTTAACCGGGCTCTGCAGCTGGAGGCGCGCGAGCTGGTCGAGCAGGTCAACACCGATCCGCTGACCGGCGCGCTGAACCGGCAGGGCCTGCGCGCGGCGCTGATGAGTACGCCGGCCATCCTGGCCGCGCCGATGTCGGTGGTGTTCACCGACATCGACCATTTCAAGCACATCAACGACCAGCACGGCCACGACGCCGGCGACGCCGTGCTGCGCCAGTTCGCCGCCGAGATCACGGCGGGGATACGCTCCAGCGACAAGCTGGTGCGCTGGGGCGGCGAGGAGTTCCTGATCATCTGCTCGGGCACCAGCGCCGAGCAGGCGCGCGTGCTGGCGGAGAAATTGCGCACCGGCTTGAAAAACGCCCGCTGGTCGACCGGACCCGGCATCACCGCGTCGTTCGGCGTTGCCGAGCTCACGCCCAACGACGACATCGGCGACGCCATCAAGCGCGCCGACGAAGCCCTGTACGCGGCCAAGGGCGCCGGCCGCGACCGGGTGGTGGTGGACATGACCTCGAACGGCACGGTGCCGGAAGGAAAGTTCCGCAAGTCCCTGAGCACGCTACGCTAG
- a CDS encoding GTP-binding protein, with protein MSLHARIAAQVPVTLLTGFLGAGKTTLLNRILSEEHNQRIAVIENEFGEAGVDSELLVNSEEQVVEMNNGCICCTVRGDLVRILGQLAERRDAGEIRFDRVIIETTGLADPAPVAQTFFVDETIGSYYRLDAIVTVVDALHAQQQLDAHHEAQEQVGFADRILLSKTDLVTPAAAEALVTRLQSINARAPISAVHFGRAEIDRLLHVGGFSLDAILAIEPDFLDDVTHEHDDDISSFVFRASRPIRAGKLEAFLSMMLTDYGNDMLRYKGVLDVAGVPARVVFQGVHMMMGTNLGAPWRDGEARESLMVFIGRKLPKEQFLAGLEQCLTKEVATHEIR; from the coding sequence ATGTCCCTTCATGCCCGCATCGCCGCCCAGGTTCCCGTCACCTTGCTCACCGGTTTCCTCGGGGCCGGGAAAACCACGCTGCTCAACCGCATCCTCAGCGAGGAACACAATCAACGCATCGCCGTGATCGAGAATGAATTCGGCGAGGCCGGCGTCGACAGCGAGCTGCTGGTCAACAGCGAGGAGCAGGTCGTCGAAATGAACAACGGCTGCATCTGCTGCACCGTACGGGGCGACCTGGTGCGGATTCTCGGCCAGTTGGCCGAACGCCGCGACGCCGGCGAGATCCGCTTCGACCGCGTCATCATCGAGACCACCGGCTTGGCCGATCCGGCGCCCGTCGCGCAAACCTTCTTTGTCGACGAAACCATCGGCAGCTACTACCGGCTCGACGCCATCGTCACCGTCGTCGACGCGCTGCACGCCCAGCAACAGCTCGATGCCCACCACGAAGCCCAGGAACAGGTCGGTTTCGCCGACCGCATCCTGCTGTCCAAAACCGATCTGGTCACGCCGGCGGCGGCCGAGGCACTGGTGACCCGCCTGCAAAGCATCAACGCACGGGCGCCGATCTCTGCTGTACACTTTGGCCGCGCGGAAATCGACCGGCTGCTCCATGTCGGCGGTTTCAGCCTGGACGCCATCCTCGCGATCGAGCCCGACTTTCTCGACGACGTGACGCACGAACATGACGACGATATTTCCTCGTTCGTGTTCCGCGCCTCGCGTCCGATCAGGGCCGGCAAGCTCGAAGCCTTCCTGTCGATGATGCTGACCGACTACGGCAACGACATGCTGCGCTACAAGGGCGTGCTGGACGTCGCCGGCGTGCCGGCGCGCGTAGTGTTCCAGGGCGTGCACATGATGATGGGAACCAATCTCGGCGCGCCGTGGCGCGACGGCGAAGCGCGTGAGAGCCTGATGGTCTTTATCGGCCGCAAGCTGCCCAAGGAGCAGTTCCTGGCCGGCCTCGAGCAATGTTTAACCAAGGAAGTGGCAACGCATGAAATCAGATGA
- a CDS encoding cation:proton antiporter, which yields MSAHHLREALLFLALAGILVPVLQRLRVNQMLGFLVAGILFGPHGISDWAGGAPWLALVTFQDVGRIKSLAELGIVFLMFMIGLELSPTRLWSLRRDVFGTGVAQVGVTACVIGLFAYVFGNPPAAAMAIGLTLAMSSTAVAMELMSKQHALKTALGQKCFAILMLQDLAVVPALILVEGLAGNGSQALGWTLLIAVAKAAATITLLYLVGRRVAKPLLSSAAVQRQPDVFVALILLMVLGIAALTAASGLSLALGALLAGLLLADTEFQYEVEIIVEPFKGLLMGLFFMAVGMEVDLRLVAEFPLLLPASVLGLLVIKTAVVAVLLGRLGWATAVQGGLLLGQGGEFAFIILAYAVSTRLLTPEASQFLLLVVSLSMLIAPGAAALGAALARRDRAGRAAAASDNLEPPATDLKGHVIIGGFGRVGRLIADVLDKQGIKYLAVERDRHLVDDARSQRHDARVFSGDASLPELLRRLGVNEAACVVLTMDDPHAALHAVGALRRHYPALCLLARARDEKHARALKKAGATEVVSEAVESGLQLASFALGAAGMTMAAAAFHIGQERADVLARIDDRPSF from the coding sequence ATGTCCGCCCATCATCTACGCGAAGCGCTCCTCTTCCTGGCCCTGGCCGGCATCCTGGTGCCGGTGCTGCAACGGCTGCGCGTCAATCAGATGCTGGGATTCCTGGTGGCCGGGATCTTGTTCGGCCCCCACGGCATCAGCGACTGGGCCGGCGGAGCGCCCTGGCTGGCGCTGGTGACCTTCCAGGACGTCGGGCGCATCAAGTCGCTTGCCGAGCTGGGCATCGTGTTCCTCATGTTTATGATCGGGCTGGAGCTGTCGCCGACGCGGCTGTGGTCCCTGCGGCGCGACGTGTTCGGCACCGGCGTGGCCCAGGTCGGCGTCACCGCCTGCGTGATCGGCTTGTTCGCCTACGTGTTCGGCAATCCGCCCGCCGCCGCCATGGCGATCGGGCTGACCCTGGCCATGTCCAGCACGGCCGTGGCGATGGAGCTGATGAGCAAGCAGCACGCGCTGAAAACCGCGCTGGGCCAGAAGTGCTTCGCGATCCTGATGTTGCAGGACCTGGCCGTGGTGCCGGCGCTGATTTTGGTCGAGGGCTTGGCCGGCAACGGCAGCCAGGCACTGGGCTGGACCTTGCTGATCGCTGTCGCCAAGGCCGCCGCCACCATCACCTTGCTGTATCTCGTGGGACGGCGCGTCGCCAAGCCGCTGCTGTCCTCGGCCGCCGTCCAGCGCCAGCCGGACGTGTTCGTCGCGCTGATCCTGCTGATGGTGCTGGGCATCGCGGCGTTGACGGCGGCCAGCGGCTTGTCGCTGGCGCTGGGCGCGTTGCTGGCGGGCCTGCTGCTGGCCGACACCGAGTTCCAGTACGAAGTGGAGATCATCGTCGAGCCGTTCAAAGGCTTGCTGATGGGCTTGTTCTTCATGGCGGTGGGGATGGAGGTCGACCTGCGGCTGGTGGCCGAATTCCCGCTGCTGCTGCCGGCCTCGGTGCTGGGACTGCTCGTCATCAAGACTGCGGTGGTGGCGGTGTTGCTGGGCAGGCTGGGCTGGGCCACGGCCGTGCAGGGCGGCCTGTTGCTTGGCCAGGGCGGCGAGTTCGCCTTCATCATCCTCGCCTACGCGGTCAGCACGCGGCTGCTGACGCCGGAGGCCAGCCAATTCCTGCTGCTGGTGGTCAGCCTGAGCATGCTGATCGCGCCCGGCGCCGCCGCCCTGGGCGCGGCCCTGGCCAGACGCGACCGCGCCGGGCGCGCGGCGGCGGCGTCGGACAATCTAGAGCCGCCCGCCACCGACCTTAAGGGACACGTCATCATCGGCGGCTTCGGCCGGGTGGGCCGCTTGATCGCCGATGTACTCGACAAGCAGGGGATCAAGTACCTCGCGGTGGAACGCGACCGCCACCTGGTCGACGACGCCAGAAGCCAGCGCCACGACGCGCGCGTTTTCTCGGGCGACGCCTCGCTGCCGGAACTGTTGCGGCGGCTGGGTGTCAACGAGGCCGCTTGCGTGGTGCTGACCATGGACGATCCGCACGCGGCACTGCACGCGGTGGGCGCGCTGCGCCGGCACTATCCTGCGCTGTGCCTGCTGGCGCGGGCGCGCGATGAAAAGCACGCGCGCGCGCTGAAGAAGGCCGGCGCCACCGAGGTGGTGTCGGAAGCGGTCGAGTCCGGATTACAGCTTGCCAGTTTCGCGCTCGGCGCGGCCGGCATGACGATGGCGGCGGCTGCCTTCCACATCGGCCAGGAGCGCGCCGACGTGCTGGCCCGGATCGACGATCGACCGTCCTTCTAG
- a CDS encoding EAL domain-containing protein: MQKLITRVRISVSLSALITLFVGLTLTSLLFVSVRRVEAARQTVQFEQNAKLRINAVAGGVRDAVEQIDALRQLYATFGLLTREQFHQLSLPLREHSPQIQALGFQRLIQHRERAGYEAAMRERFPGFTLTELVDGRVRRAGIRDSYLVVDYLEPLFGNEDHVGLDTAPMAELADARQVSRQRGGSAGTAVLPLLFANGRFEGFRVLAPVFWRGAPLDTAAERQRAVVGELVAELRVDRLFDPVLEARGFPALDGIGIRLFSASPGIPSRLIASHGDVGGAVAASPNGPHWLSSWLFYDRPAPVVSSFALAGQTLRVEVSQTGTFFADGHNGSLYALMGGLLSTLLATAYIYALVTRLAMVERATRARTSTLEFANLRLAEDLAQRVQTEQGLRLRERVIEVSANAIILCGAQAPEHPIEYVNPAFERLTGFSAQEVLGQRLDFLHGGGQYQGNIEQIQTALREQSEGHALVRNHRKDGSGYWSDLFVAPVQDQDGAVSHFVVAQYDISAAMGYEAEIEYQATHDSLTGLANRNLLRDRLNDAIAGARRRNGAFWVAFLDLDRFKFVNDTLGHEAGDTLLKIVAERLSACVRETDTVARVGGDEFMLVLPENPEDGTGVAVLTRIMEAVGQPIMIEGHEFFITCSVGVATYPTDADNADGLSRFADIAMYRAKELGRNAFQFYTAEMNERTLDRLKIETDLRRALERDEFVLHYQPQLCLKSGKIIGMEALLRWNHPTQGMIAPARFIGLAEDMGLIVPIGAWVLRTACLQTMAWHKAGWTGLRVAVNLSPRQFTQKTLVQSIADLLQETGMIPALLELELTEGTVMHDVEYAIEVLRNLKALGVQISIDDFGTGYSSLSYLRRFPIDVLKIDQSFVRELSNDADDEAIVRAIVTLAHSLRLEVIAEGVENTAQLDFLRDEGCDMMQGYHYSRPLGSEAFQQLLVQDRRLPTQDRRPPTLASARPA; the protein is encoded by the coding sequence ATGCAAAAGCTCATCACGCGCGTACGCATATCCGTGTCGCTGTCCGCCCTGATCACCCTGTTCGTCGGCCTGACGCTGACCTCGCTGCTGTTCGTCAGCGTCCGGCGCGTCGAGGCGGCCCGGCAAACCGTGCAATTCGAGCAAAACGCCAAATTGCGCATCAACGCCGTGGCCGGCGGCGTGCGCGACGCGGTCGAGCAGATCGACGCGCTGCGGCAGCTGTACGCCACGTTCGGCCTGCTCACCCGCGAGCAATTCCACCAATTGAGCCTGCCGCTGCGCGAGCACTCGCCGCAAATCCAGGCGCTCGGTTTCCAGCGCCTGATCCAGCACCGCGAGCGCGCCGGCTACGAGGCCGCCATGCGCGAACGCTTCCCCGGTTTCACGCTGACCGAACTGGTCGACGGCCGCGTGCGCCGCGCCGGCATCCGCGACAGCTACCTGGTGGTCGACTACCTGGAGCCGCTGTTCGGCAACGAAGACCACGTGGGACTGGACACGGCGCCGATGGCCGAGCTGGCCGACGCCCGCCAGGTATCGCGCCAACGCGGCGGCAGCGCCGGCACCGCCGTGCTGCCGCTGCTGTTCGCCAACGGCCGGTTCGAGGGCTTCCGCGTGCTGGCGCCGGTGTTTTGGCGCGGCGCGCCGCTCGACACCGCCGCCGAGCGCCAGCGCGCCGTCGTCGGCGAGCTGGTCGCCGAGCTGCGCGTCGACCGCCTGTTCGACCCGGTGCTCGAGGCGCGCGGCTTCCCGGCGCTGGACGGCATCGGCATCCGCCTGTTTTCCGCCTCCCCTGGCATCCCGTCCCGGCTGATCGCCAGCCACGGCGACGTCGGCGGCGCGGTGGCGGCGTCGCCGAACGGCCCGCACTGGCTGTCGTCGTGGTTGTTCTACGACCGCCCGGCGCCGGTGGTATCGTCGTTCGCGCTGGCAGGCCAGACCTTGCGGGTGGAGGTGAGCCAAACCGGTACCTTCTTCGCCGACGGCCACAACGGTTCTTTGTACGCGCTGATGGGCGGTTTGCTGTCCACCCTGCTGGCGACCGCCTATATCTACGCGCTGGTGACACGCCTCGCCATGGTCGAGCGGGCCACACGCGCGCGCACCTCCACACTGGAGTTCGCCAACTTGCGGCTGGCCGAGGACCTGGCCCAGCGCGTGCAGACCGAGCAAGGCTTGCGCCTGCGCGAGCGCGTGATCGAAGTGTCGGCCAACGCCATCATCCTGTGCGGCGCCCAGGCGCCGGAGCACCCGATCGAATACGTCAACCCGGCGTTCGAACGCCTTACCGGCTTCAGCGCGCAGGAAGTGCTGGGGCAGCGGCTCGATTTCCTGCACGGCGGCGGCCAATACCAGGGCAATATCGAGCAAATCCAGACCGCGCTGCGCGAGCAAAGCGAGGGCCACGCGCTGGTGCGCAACCACCGCAAGGACGGCAGCGGCTATTGGAGCGACCTGTTCGTCGCGCCGGTGCAGGACCAGGATGGCGCCGTCAGCCACTTCGTCGTCGCCCAGTACGACATCTCGGCGGCGATGGGTTACGAGGCCGAGATTGAATACCAGGCCACGCATGACAGCCTGACCGGCCTGGCCAACCGCAATTTGCTGCGCGACCGCCTGAACGACGCCATCGCCGGCGCGCGGCGCAGGAACGGCGCGTTCTGGGTCGCCTTCCTCGACCTGGACCGCTTTAAATTCGTCAACGACACCTTGGGCCACGAGGCCGGCGACACGCTGTTGAAGATCGTGGCCGAGCGGCTGTCTGCCTGCGTGCGGGAGACCGACACGGTGGCGCGCGTCGGCGGCGACGAATTCATGCTGGTGTTGCCAGAAAATCCCGAGGATGGCACCGGCGTCGCCGTCCTCACGCGCATCATGGAAGCGGTCGGGCAGCCCATCATGATCGAGGGGCACGAATTCTTCATCACCTGCAGCGTGGGGGTGGCCACCTATCCGACCGACGCCGACAACGCCGACGGCCTATCCCGCTTCGCCGACATCGCGATGTACCGCGCCAAGGAACTGGGCCGCAACGCCTTCCAGTTCTATACGGCGGAGATGAACGAGCGCACCCTGGACCGGCTCAAGATCGAAACCGACCTGCGGCGCGCGCTCGAGCGCGACGAGTTCGTGCTGCACTACCAGCCCCAGCTCTGTTTGAAGAGCGGCAAGATCATCGGCATGGAGGCGCTGCTGCGCTGGAACCATCCGACCCAGGGCATGATCGCGCCGGCCCGCTTCATCGGCCTGGCCGAGGACATGGGACTGATTGTGCCGATCGGCGCCTGGGTGCTGCGCACCGCCTGCCTGCAGACGATGGCGTGGCACAAGGCCGGCTGGACCGGGCTGAGGGTGGCCGTCAACCTGTCGCCGCGCCAGTTCACGCAGAAAACGCTGGTGCAATCGATCGCCGACCTGCTGCAAGAAACCGGCATGATCCCGGCGTTGCTGGAGCTGGAGCTGACCGAGGGCACGGTCATGCACGATGTCGAGTACGCGATCGAGGTGCTGCGCAATCTGAAGGCGCTCGGCGTGCAGATCTCGATCGACGATTTCGGCACCGGCTACTCGAGCCTGTCGTACCTGCGGCGCTTCCCCATCGACGTGCTCAAGATCGACCAGTCCTTCGTGCGAGAGCTGAGCAACGACGCCGACGACGAGGCCATCGTGCGCGCCATCGTCACCCTGGCGCACAGCCTGCGGCTGGAGGTGATCGCCGAAGGCGTCGAAAACACGGCGCAACTCGATTTCCTGCGCGACGAGGGCTGCGACATGATGCAGGGCTATCACTACAGCCGTCCGCTCGGCAGCGAAGCGTTCCAGCAACTGCTGGTGCAGGACCGGCGCCTGCCCACCCAGGACCGGCGCCCGCCGACCCTGGCGTCCGCCAGGCCGGCCTAG
- a CDS encoding sensor histidine kinase: MKLAAFILSNLEPILKEWEEFAASLAPLEDATRGELRDHAADVLRVIAADLETPQAEHESIAKSKGLALGTGVNTAAETHAEERVAAGFSGEQVMAEYRALRSSVLRLWARDAGDTTPESLVDVIRFNEAIDQAQTESMARYSRMLREAQNLFLAILGHDVRTPLGAVSMGAQVLLMDQTLPSKALKVGLRILNSSKRMDAIVRDLLDFSTTHLGDGIPIDPRTVDLLEICVHTMDEARIFHPDRQFDFKAEGDMVGAWDGQRMGQAFSNLISNAIQHSTSGSVIRVAVYGLADEVVYEVRNEADVLSPAKLRTLFDPIKRFAIRPASERVGARMQNLGLGLYVVKEIVSAHDGKITVASNADDGVTFTIRLPRQMPHRRSGDSLKQLVSVA, encoded by the coding sequence ATGAAACTAGCCGCGTTTATCCTGTCCAATCTCGAGCCCATACTAAAAGAATGGGAAGAGTTTGCGGCGTCGCTGGCGCCGCTTGAGGACGCGACCAGGGGCGAACTGCGCGACCATGCGGCCGACGTGCTGCGCGTGATCGCGGCCGATCTGGAAACGCCGCAGGCCGAGCATGAAAGCATCGCCAAGTCCAAGGGACTGGCCCTCGGCACCGGCGTCAACACGGCCGCCGAAACCCACGCGGAGGAGCGCGTCGCGGCCGGGTTTTCGGGCGAGCAGGTGATGGCCGAGTACCGGGCGCTGCGCTCCAGCGTGCTGCGCCTGTGGGCCCGCGACGCCGGTGACACGACGCCGGAAAGCCTGGTGGATGTGATCCGGTTTAACGAGGCGATCGATCAGGCCCAGACCGAGTCCATGGCGCGCTATTCGCGCATGCTGCGCGAAGCCCAGAACCTGTTCCTGGCCATCCTCGGGCACGACGTGCGCACCCCGCTGGGCGCGGTCAGCATGGGCGCGCAGGTGCTGTTGATGGATCAGACGCTGCCGTCCAAGGCGCTCAAGGTGGGACTGCGCATTCTCAATAGCTCCAAGCGGATGGACGCGATCGTGCGCGACCTGCTCGATTTTTCCACCACCCACCTGGGCGACGGCATCCCGATCGATCCGCGCACGGTCGATCTGCTGGAAATTTGCGTCCATACGATGGACGAGGCACGAATCTTCCATCCCGACCGCCAGTTCGACTTCAAGGCGGAAGGCGACATGGTGGGCGCATGGGACGGCCAGCGCATGGGGCAGGCGTTCTCGAACCTGATCTCCAACGCGATCCAGCACAGCACCTCCGGCAGCGTCATCCGCGTCGCCGTGTACGGCCTGGCCGACGAAGTGGTGTACGAGGTGCGCAACGAGGCCGACGTCTTGTCCCCTGCCAAGCTGCGCACCTTGTTCGATCCGATCAAACGGTTCGCCATCCGGCCTGCCAGCGAACGGGTGGGCGCGCGCATGCAGAACCTGGGCTTGGGCCTGTATGTGGTCAAAGAAATCGTCAGCGCGCACGACGGCAAGATCACGGTCGCCTCCAACGCCGATGACGGCGTTACTTTCACCATCCGCCTGCCACGGCAAATGCCCCACCGCCGCAGCGGCGACAGTCTCAAACAACTAGTCTCAGTTGCTTAG
- a CDS encoding response regulator produces the protein MILVVEDDMDLAEACLMVLESSGYEVQLAHDAEEALTKIMRRKPDLLISDCIMPGRTGVELSEELRRSYTRGMLPILLMSGSLRNQVAHGDSYDAFLCKPFMAESLLSEVKKLLQGEASPRLTPALVSP, from the coding sequence ATGATTTTAGTGGTCGAAGATGACATGGATTTGGCCGAGGCCTGCCTGATGGTGCTGGAGAGTTCCGGCTACGAAGTGCAGTTGGCCCACGACGCCGAGGAGGCGCTGACGAAAATCATGCGCCGCAAGCCGGATCTGTTGATTTCGGACTGCATCATGCCGGGTCGCACCGGCGTGGAGCTCAGCGAGGAGCTGCGCAGGTCTTATACGCGGGGCATGCTGCCGATCCTGCTCATGAGCGGGTCGCTGCGCAACCAGGTCGCGCACGGAGACAGCTACGACGCTTTTCTCTGCAAACCCTTCATGGCCGAGTCGTTGCTGTCGGAAGTGAAGAAGCTGTTGCAGGGCGAAGCGTCGCCCCGCTTGACGCCGGCGCTGGTCTCACCATGA